The Rhodanobacter sp. LX-99 genome segment CGACGAACTGGTCGACGCCGCCCATCTGTACCGCCCGCTGAAGCTGCTGCGGCCGCTGGTGGCGCGCCCGCGCATCGACATCCGCGGCCTGCCGCGCGGCGCCCGCCTGCGCCATGCGCTGACCGAACTCGGTCCGATCTTCGTCAAGGCCGGCCAGGTGCTGTCGACCCGCCGCGACCTGGTGCCGGCCGACATCGCCGACGAACTGGCCCTGCTGCAGGACCAGGTCGCGCCGTTCCCCGGCAGCGCGGCGCGCGCGATCGTCGAGCAGGAACTGAAATCGCCGATTGGCCGTCTATGCGCCCAATTCGACGAAACGCCGCTGGCTTCCGCCTCGATCGCCCAGGTGCACGCCGCCACCCTGCACGACGGCCGCGAAGTGGTGGTGAAGGTGCTGCGCCCCGGCATCGACGCGCAGATCGCCCGCGACGTGAAGCTGCTGCGCTCGCTCGGCGAGCTGGCCCAGCGCTGGCACCCGAACGCCGACAAGATCCGCCCGCTGGATGTGGTGGCCGAAGTCGAGAAGATGCTGGAGAACGAGTTGGACCTGCAGCGCGAAGGCGCCAGCGCCAGCCTGCTCAAGCGCAACTTCGACAGTGGCGTGGACCTCTACGTGCCGGCCGTGCATTGGGAGCTGACCAGCGCACGCGTGCTGACGCTGGAGCGCGTGCACGGCATCAGCAGCGACGACATCGCCGCGATCGACGCCGCCGGGCTCGACCGCAAGGCACTCGCCGCCAAGGGCGTGCGGGTGTTCTACGAACAGGTGTTCCGCGACAACTTCTTCCACGCCGACGCCCACCCCGGCAACATCTGGGTCGACCCCACGCACACCGGCGAGCCGCGCTTCATCGCGCTGGACTTCGGCATCATGGGTTCGCTGCCCGAGGCCGACCAGTACTGGCTGGCGCAGAATTTCATCGCGCTGTTCGAGCGCGACTACGCGCGCATCGCGCAACTGCACGTGGCCGCCGGCTGGATGCCCGCCGACGTGCGCCTGGACGAGCTGGAAGCGGCGGTGCGCACGGTGTGCGAGCCGTACTTCACCCGCCCGCTGTCGCAGATCTCGCTGGCCGAGCTGGTGGTGAAGCTGTTCCAGACCGCGCGCCGCTTCGAGCTGACCCTGCAGCCGCAGCTGATCCTGCTGCAGAAGACCCTGCTCAACATCGAAGGCGTCGGCCGCATGCTCGATCCGGAGATCGACATCTGGGCGGTGGCGCACCCGGTGCTGAAACGCATCCTGCGCGAACGCTACAGCCCGCTGCGCACCCTGCGCGAGGTGCGCAAACGGCTGCCGGAATGGCTGCACGAGGCACCGCAGTTCCCCGAGCTGGTGCGCGATGCCTTGCGCCAGATCGGCCGCGGCGAGCAGCGCGCGCTGAGCGACCCGGCGGCGCTCAAGCTGCTGCGCGAGAACGCCCAGCGCCAGCACAAGCTGCTTGCCTGCGGCCTGCTCGGCGGCGCACTGTTGATCGGCGCGGCCCTGCTGTGGACATCGGCGCCGCAACACGGCATCTGGCCGCCGCTGTGCGCCGGCATCGCCGGGCTGCTGGCATTCGCGATCGGCTGGCCGCGCTCACGCTGACCTGCAGGAGCGCACGAGGTGCGCCCCTGCACAGACCAGACCATGATCGATATCCTCTACCAGGACGACGCGCTGATCGCGGTGAACAAGCCCGCCGGCCTCGCCGTGCATCGTTCGAAGATGGTGGGCAACGCCGAGGAATTCCTGATCGACCTGTTGCGCGAGCAGGTCGGCGACAGCGCGTACCTGGCGCACCGGCTCGATCGCGCCACCAGCGGCGTGCTGCTGATCGCGCGCAGCAAAGAGGTCGCCGCCGCGCTGGGCGAGCAGTTCATGGGCCGCGCGGTACACAAGCAGTACCTGGTGGTGGTGCGCGGCTGGCCGGAACCGGCCGAAGGCGTGGTCGACTACCCGCTGCCCGGCTCGCGCGAAACCGGCCCGCGCCGCGAGGCGCGCACGCACTACCGGCGGCTGGCCACGGTCGAGGTGCCGATCGCGCTGGGCCGCTATCCGCAGCAGCGTTACGCGCTGCTGCTGGCCGAGCCGGAAAGCGGCCGCTTCCGCCAGATCCGCAAGCACCTGGCGCACATCCATCACCCGGTGGTTGGCGATTGCCAGCACGGCCGCGGCGACCACAACCGGCTGTACAAGCAGCATTTCGGCTGCCACCGGATGCTGCTGCATGCGTGGCGGTTGCGCTTCGCACACCCGGTCACGGGTGCCGCGATGGAGATCGAGGCACCGCTGGACGATGCGTATGCCGGACTACTTCGACGCTTCGGCTGGGCATTGCCAGGAGTGAGTGAAGAGGGATGAGAAGCGAGAGAAACCAGGGTCCGGACGCACGGCCGTTTTCCTCCCGCTTCCCAATCCTCGCTTCACCTACTCACTTCCGGCCCTCTACACTCCCCGCATGCTGACCATCAGCCGCACCCTCTCCCTGCCCGAGTCCGAACTGATCGAGCGCTTCCTGCGCGCGGACGGCCCCGGCGGGCAGCACGTGAACCGCACCGAGAGCGCGGTGGAGCTGCGTTTCGACGTGATCAACTCGCCCTCGCTGCCGGAGGAAATCCGCGCGCGCCTGCTGGCGCGGCGTGATCGCCGGCTCACCGCCGAGGGCGTGCTGGTGATCCAGGGGCGCCGCTTCCGCGACCAGGCGCGCAACCGCGACGACGTGCGCGAGCGGCTGGCCGAGATCATCCGCGGCGTGCTGGTGCCGCCGAAGAAACGTGTCGCCACCAAACCCACCCGCGCTTCGAAGGAACGTCGGCTGGTCGGCAAGCAGCAGCGCGGCCGGATCAAGCAGACCCGTTCGCGCAAACCGGAACTCGAATGAACGGCCACCTCCTGACTCCCGCCCAACTGCCGCCGCGGATGCCGCAACTGCGCGACGGATGGCAACGCCGCACCTGCCGCGCCGTGCTGCGCATGGCCGGCTGGAGCCTGGTCGGCGCATTTCCCGATGCGCCGAAACTGGTGCTCATCGCCGCCCCGCACTCGTCCTGGTGGGACGGCGTGTGGGGCCTGCTGATCAAGGTGGCGATCGGTGCCGACGTGAACTTCATGGGCAAGCAGGAGCTGTTTTTCTGGCCGCTCGGCGGCCTGCTGCGCCGGCTTGGCGGCATGCCGATCGACCGCGGCGCCGCCAAGGGCGTGGTCGAGCAGATGATCGACCAGTTCCGCCAGCGCGACCGGCTGTGGCTGGGCATCGCGCCGGAAGGCACGCGCAAGCCGGTGAAGCGCTGGAAGAGCGGCTTCTGGCGCATCGCCCACGACGCCGGCGTGCCGATCTTCCCGGTCGCGTTCCACTACCCCGACAAGACCATCCGGCTCGGCCCGCTGTTCGACACCAGCACCGACATGGATGCGGACCTCGTCCGCCTGCGCGCGTTCTACGCGCCGTTCAAGGGCAAGCGCCGCAACGTCTGATCCACTCCCGGGCTTTCCCAGCCCAGCCTCGCACCCATCATCGGCCACTCGCAAACCGGGGTACGGATTGAACCGGTCGCTAGGCCGAGTCCCCATCGCACCGCCGGGCCGTATCCGCGGCGACGTTCTTTGTCCTTTCCTGACCTGCTCGGGCCATCCCGTCCGCCCCTTCCTGCAACGGCGGGGCAACGCGCCCGATGAAAATCGCCGCTAGCACGGATTTTTCCTCAGTGGCACGGCCCGTGCTTGCCAATACGTACTGGAAATGTGATACACATCACATTATGGATTGCGCCTCGTAATTGGGCGCAGGCATGCACTGGGGGAATCCGAACATGCACGTGTTGATCACGGGCGGGGCCGGTTTTATCGGCTCCCATCTGGTAGCGCTGCACCTCGCGCAAGGGCACAAGGTCCACGTGGTGGACGACTTGTCGACCGGCTTGCGCGCCAACCTGGCGCCTTTCGAGGCGTCGCCGAACTTCCGCTTCGACGAGGCGGACATGCTCACCTGGCCGCTGCTGCAGCAGGCCGCCGCCTGGGCAGACCGCGTCTATCATCTCGCCGCCGTGGTCGGCGTGTACCGCGTGATCGCCGAGCCGACGCGCGTGCTCGCCACCAACATCGCCGCCTGCGAACGGTTGTTCCGCACCATCGCCGCCAGCGGCTGGCAACCGCAGGTGGTGGTGGCCTCCAGCTCCGAGGTCTACGGCCACCGCCATGCGGAACTGCTGACCGAGGACATGGACCTCAGCGTGTCCACCCGCGCCGGCACACGCTGGAACTATTCGGTCAGCAAGATCGCCGACGAGGCACTGGCCCTGTCCTACTCGCAGAAGTTCGGCATCCCGGTGGTGGTGGCGCGCTTCTTCAACACCATCGGGCCGCGCCAGACCGGACGCTACGGCATGGTCGTGCCGCGTTTCGTGGAGCAGGCGGTACGCGGCGAGCCGATCACGGTGTACGGCGACGGCGAACAGACCCGTTCGTTCTGCGACGCGCGCGACAACGTGCGCGCGCTCGACCTGCTTGCTTCGCGCGAAGGCGGCGACGCGCTGGTGGCGAACGTCGGCAACGACCGCGAAATCAGCATGAACGCACTGGCCGAGCTGATCCGCGAGCGCGCCGACAGCGACTCGCCGATCAGCCATGTGCCGTACCTGCAGGCCTACGGCGAGGATTTCGAAGACATCCAGCGGCGCCGGCCGGACCTGACCCGGTTGCGCACGCTGACCGATTTCCAGCACCGCTACGCGCTGGAAGACACGCTCGACGAGCTCATCCGCGAACGACGCATCGCCCTCACAGGGACAGAACATGGCCACCGCCCCCTGGTTTGTCATCAGTCCTAACGCGCTGCTCAGCGTCATCGGATTGCTGCGCGGTCCGGACCGGACCGTACCGACGCCCACCCACGACTGGCGCACGGCCGTGGTGGACGTGGTCATCCCGGCCTACCGCGAGGCGGAGAACATCACCCACTGCCTGGTGTCGGTGGCGCGGCAGACGCTCAAGCCGCGCAACATCATCGTGGTCGACGACGGCAGCACGGATGCCACGGCCAGCTGCGCCGAGCAGGTGGCGCGGCGGCTGGGGCTCGATGTCCAGGTGATCCGGCGCCAGTCGTCGATCGGCAAGACGCCCACGATCAAGCGCCAGGCGCGCGAATTCGACGCGGACGTGGAGTTCATCCTCGACGGCGACACCTTCCTGGAGTCGCCCGACTACATCGCCCGCTGCGTCGAGGAACTCTACAAGGGCGTCGGTATCGCCTCGGTCTGCGGCCGCGTGCTGCCGATGCGCCTGGTGGACCGCCGCACCCTGGCCGCGACGCCGGAATACGCCGCGGTGCTGGCCGGTGCGCCGTTCGTCGACCCCAAGGCCGCGCGCAGCCGGCTGCAGCTGATGTGGTGGGGTCTGACCAACATCTACCGCGATTGCCTGTACCGCTTCCTGCAGGGCTTCGTGTTCTACGGCCAGGTGGTCTTCTTCGGCGGCATCACCAACCCGGTGGGTTGCGCCGTGGCTTACCGCCGCGAATACGTCAAGGACCTGTTCGACCGCTACGAGCCGCAGTTCGGCGACAACCTGACCAACTCCGAAGACATCTTCATCGGCTTCGCCCTGATCAATCAGGGCTACCGCAACGCCCAGCTGCTGGACGTGACGGCGCGCTCGGAAGAGCCGCTGGCCACGCGACTGCCGCGCCAGATCTCGTTGTGGTCCTCGTCCTTCCTGCAGAGTTGCTACTACTTCGACGCGCTGGTGCGCAGCCCGTTCAAGGCGTTCGCGCGGATGCGCCGGCGCTGGCACGAGAAACGCGGCGAGCACGGCAAGCACATCCAGGAACTGCGCAAGATCCAGGAGCCGTACCGGCAGGCGTTCGGCGAGGAAGTCACGAAACGCTACGGGCGTCCGCTGGGCTGGATCATCTTCATGTCCGCGTTCGAGAAGATCGGCTTCCCCACCGCGCTGATCGTGATGGCCCTGCTGCGCTGGTGGGAACCGCTGCTGATCACCCTGCTGGCGGAGTCGGCGCTGTCGCTGATCGTGCTGACGGTGATCTCCCGAGGCGAGCGCTGGAAGGTTCTGGGCAAGGGCCTGCTAGTGACGCCGCTGCGCTACTTCCTGATGCTGACCGAGATCCGCACGATCGGCCAGTTCGCCATCGACCTGTGGATTACGGGGAACCGCAAATGGCGCAAATGACCTCCTGCCGTCGGACATCGACCCGCGCTGCGGCGCTGGGTCGAGCCAGCCTGCTCGCCTGCGCGCTCGCTTGCGCCCTGTCCCTGAAGCCGGCTTTCGCGCAGAACGCCGTCGCCTACCAGCCGGCGCTGGACGCTGCCTGGGCCGGGCGCACCAGCGAGGCGCTGCGCCTGATCGACGCCTATCTCGCCAAGCACCCGGACGACCATGCCGCGCGGCTCGATCGGGCGCGTTTCCTCGCCTGGCTCGGCGACTACGCGAAGGCGGACGACGCGCTGGCCGGGTTCGGCGCTGATGACAAAGAAGCCGCCGCGGTGCATGCACGGGTGCTGGCCTGGGCCGAACGCCGCGATGCCGCGCTGGCGCTCAACACGCCGTTGTACGCGGCCGACCCGGGCGACTACGACAATGCCTGGACCCAGGCGCTGATCCTGCGGCAGGGAGAATGGCCGTACCAGGCCTTGCCGGCGCTGGCCACCGTGCAGGCGGTCAAGCCGGACAGCAAGGACACCATCGACCTCGCCAAGGCGGTGCGCCTGCCGCTGTTCTCCTCGATCGGCCTGACACCTTCGCTGTACAGCGATTCGGATGACATCGAAATCCGCAGCATCGCCGCCGATGCCAACCTGTGGCTGTCGGATCGCTGGCGGTTGCTGGCCGGCGTCACGCGACGCGAGCATTCGGCCACCTTCGGCGGACCGTTCGCGCCGCTGCTCGGCGACAACCACGTCGACGAGGATCGCGTTGGCGCAGGGCTGCGCTTCGCACCGTCGCCCGACACCGCGCTGGAACTGTGGGTGGGCAATTCGCGG includes the following:
- a CDS encoding glycosyltransferase — encoded protein: MATAPWFVISPNALLSVIGLLRGPDRTVPTPTHDWRTAVVDVVIPAYREAENITHCLVSVARQTLKPRNIIVVDDGSTDATASCAEQVARRLGLDVQVIRRQSSIGKTPTIKRQAREFDADVEFILDGDTFLESPDYIARCVEELYKGVGIASVCGRVLPMRLVDRRTLAATPEYAAVLAGAPFVDPKAARSRLQLMWWGLTNIYRDCLYRFLQGFVFYGQVVFFGGITNPVGCAVAYRREYVKDLFDRYEPQFGDNLTNSEDIFIGFALINQGYRNAQLLDVTARSEEPLATRLPRQISLWSSSFLQSCYYFDALVRSPFKAFARMRRRWHEKRGEHGKHIQELRKIQEPYRQAFGEEVTKRYGRPLGWIIFMSAFEKIGFPTALIVMALLRWWEPLLITLLAESALSLIVLTVISRGERWKVLGKGLLVTPLRYFLMLTEIRTIGQFAIDLWITGNRKWRK
- the ubiB gene encoding ubiquinone biosynthesis regulatory protein kinase UbiB, which encodes MTPLKVVPRLLRVASVLLAYRLDELVDAAHLYRPLKLLRPLVARPRIDIRGLPRGARLRHALTELGPIFVKAGQVLSTRRDLVPADIADELALLQDQVAPFPGSAARAIVEQELKSPIGRLCAQFDETPLASASIAQVHAATLHDGREVVVKVLRPGIDAQIARDVKLLRSLGELAQRWHPNADKIRPLDVVAEVEKMLENELDLQREGASASLLKRNFDSGVDLYVPAVHWELTSARVLTLERVHGISSDDIAAIDAAGLDRKALAAKGVRVFYEQVFRDNFFHADAHPGNIWVDPTHTGEPRFIALDFGIMGSLPEADQYWLAQNFIALFERDYARIAQLHVAAGWMPADVRLDELEAAVRTVCEPYFTRPLSQISLAELVVKLFQTARRFELTLQPQLILLQKTLLNIEGVGRMLDPEIDIWAVAHPVLKRILRERYSPLRTLREVRKRLPEWLHEAPQFPELVRDALRQIGRGEQRALSDPAALKLLRENAQRQHKLLACGLLGGALLIGAALLWTSAPQHGIWPPLCAGIAGLLAFAIGWPRSR
- a CDS encoding 1-acyl-sn-glycerol-3-phosphate acyltransferase is translated as MNGHLLTPAQLPPRMPQLRDGWQRRTCRAVLRMAGWSLVGAFPDAPKLVLIAAPHSSWWDGVWGLLIKVAIGADVNFMGKQELFFWPLGGLLRRLGGMPIDRGAAKGVVEQMIDQFRQRDRLWLGIAPEGTRKPVKRWKSGFWRIAHDAGVPIFPVAFHYPDKTIRLGPLFDTSTDMDADLVRLRAFYAPFKGKRRNV
- a CDS encoding NAD-dependent epimerase/dehydratase family protein yields the protein MHVLITGGAGFIGSHLVALHLAQGHKVHVVDDLSTGLRANLAPFEASPNFRFDEADMLTWPLLQQAAAWADRVYHLAAVVGVYRVIAEPTRVLATNIAACERLFRTIAASGWQPQVVVASSSEVYGHRHAELLTEDMDLSVSTRAGTRWNYSVSKIADEALALSYSQKFGIPVVVARFFNTIGPRQTGRYGMVVPRFVEQAVRGEPITVYGDGEQTRSFCDARDNVRALDLLASREGGDALVANVGNDREISMNALAELIRERADSDSPISHVPYLQAYGEDFEDIQRRRPDLTRLRTLTDFQHRYALEDTLDELIRERRIALTGTEHGHRPLVCHQS
- a CDS encoding pseudouridine synthase produces the protein MIDILYQDDALIAVNKPAGLAVHRSKMVGNAEEFLIDLLREQVGDSAYLAHRLDRATSGVLLIARSKEVAAALGEQFMGRAVHKQYLVVVRGWPEPAEGVVDYPLPGSRETGPRREARTHYRRLATVEVPIALGRYPQQRYALLLAEPESGRFRQIRKHLAHIHHPVVGDCQHGRGDHNRLYKQHFGCHRMLLHAWRLRFAHPVTGAAMEIEAPLDDAYAGLLRRFGWALPGVSEEG
- the arfB gene encoding alternative ribosome rescue aminoacyl-tRNA hydrolase ArfB translates to MLTISRTLSLPESELIERFLRADGPGGQHVNRTESAVELRFDVINSPSLPEEIRARLLARRDRRLTAEGVLVIQGRRFRDQARNRDDVRERLAEIIRGVLVPPKKRVATKPTRASKERRLVGKQQRGRIKQTRSRKPELE